A window of Costertonia aggregata contains these coding sequences:
- a CDS encoding TAT-variant-translocated molybdopterin oxidoreductase translates to MAKNKTYWKNEAELKFQNPKAEQIRQNEFLEEIPVDEFIGNQENLSATSTNRRDFMKYLGFTTAAASLAACEGPVQKSIPYVVKPDNIIPGVANYYATTIANGFDFASILVKTREGRPIKIENNVDALVAGGANARVQASVLSLYDSTRLQGPLANGEPVEWSALDAAVKSKLESLQNSKQQIAVLTQTYASPSTDRLMNEFKEKYENVRHITYDAISEDAALSAYEERYGERALADYNFDKADLIVSIGADFLGNWQGGGYDAGYAKGRVPKNGKMSRHVQFEANMSLTGANADNRIPLTPSLQKIVLAQLWAKLNGRSVGGELDERVQRVLEKVVAQIKRNPSNAVVVTGLDDINAQTVVLAINEMLGSNAFDPAAPRYVRQGNTEAVNSLIADMNAGKVGALIMDGVNPMYTLPNATEFKTGIEKVGLSVVFATNWNETAEVSNYTAAANHYLESWGDAQIKKGRYSLMQPTIRELFDTRQFQSALLSWLGKEQSYYDYIKETWETSILKGVAWNRALHDGVFPSSNELAPDKYPIISTMTDELKEKYDMMLDAEADSLADASIDPSKVASEIENIKDTNVKGVPDTISATKTIPAITAINNLIASANSKGMELTLYSKIGMGAGQQTNNPWLQEFPDPITRVTWDNYVMVSKTDAQRLGLENSNVANGGLNGSYANITVNSVTVENVPVIIQPGQAIGSIGLSFGYGKKVGIKEEMQTGVNAYPLYQNFNTIQSATIEKASGWHEFACIQLQNTLMGRGDIIKETSLEIFNTKDSAVWNHVPQVSLNHQEVPASSVDLWENFERDIGHQFNMSIDLNACTGCGACVIACNAENNVPVVGKAEVRKSRDMHWLRIDRYYSSEETFLDDKTKKEQLDNLLGENGSLTGFEELEYASSEPQVVFQPVMCQHCNHAPCETVCPVAATVHGRQGQNQMAYNRCVGTRYCANNCPYKVRRFNWFLYHNNDEFPYHMNNDLGKMVINPDVTVRSRGVMEKCSMCIQRTQKTILDAKLDGRLIMDGEFHTACSSACNKGAIVFGDVNDKESHVAELAEDERMYHLLEHLGTRPNMFYQVKVRNTFDGESLV, encoded by the coding sequence ATGGCAAAAAACAAAACATACTGGAAAAACGAAGCGGAACTGAAATTCCAAAATCCCAAAGCGGAGCAGATAAGGCAAAATGAATTCTTGGAGGAAATACCCGTAGATGAATTTATAGGAAATCAAGAGAACCTATCCGCCACTTCGACCAATCGACGGGACTTTATGAAATATCTTGGTTTTACTACCGCAGCGGCATCGTTGGCTGCATGTGAGGGTCCGGTCCAAAAATCTATTCCCTACGTTGTAAAACCTGACAATATTATTCCTGGTGTGGCCAACTATTACGCCACCACGATTGCCAACGGTTTTGACTTTGCCAGCATTTTGGTAAAGACCCGAGAGGGCAGGCCCATTAAAATCGAGAACAATGTGGATGCACTGGTTGCCGGGGGCGCGAATGCCCGTGTTCAAGCCTCGGTCTTGTCGCTTTATGACAGCACACGTTTGCAAGGCCCGTTGGCCAACGGCGAACCGGTGGAATGGTCCGCTCTGGATGCCGCGGTCAAGTCGAAACTTGAAAGTCTTCAAAATTCCAAACAGCAGATTGCCGTATTGACTCAGACCTATGCAAGTCCTTCCACCGATCGATTAATGAACGAATTTAAAGAAAAGTATGAAAATGTCAGACATATCACATACGATGCGATTTCTGAAGATGCCGCATTGTCGGCCTATGAGGAAAGGTATGGCGAAAGGGCCTTGGCCGATTATAACTTTGACAAAGCGGATTTAATAGTCTCAATTGGTGCAGATTTTCTGGGCAATTGGCAGGGCGGAGGTTACGATGCGGGCTACGCTAAAGGACGCGTGCCTAAAAACGGAAAAATGTCGCGGCATGTGCAATTCGAGGCCAATATGTCATTGACCGGGGCCAATGCCGACAATCGCATACCTTTGACACCCAGTTTGCAAAAAATAGTTCTAGCGCAATTGTGGGCCAAGTTAAACGGAAGAAGCGTTGGCGGCGAACTCGACGAGAGGGTACAGCGGGTCCTTGAAAAGGTAGTCGCTCAAATTAAAAGGAATCCTAGCAACGCGGTTGTTGTTACAGGACTTGACGACATCAACGCTCAGACCGTGGTCTTGGCCATCAACGAAATGCTCGGTAGCAACGCTTTCGATCCGGCAGCGCCGCGATACGTGCGCCAAGGGAATACCGAAGCCGTAAACAGCTTGATAGCCGACATGAATGCTGGTAAGGTAGGTGCCCTGATTATGGACGGGGTCAACCCAATGTACACCCTTCCAAATGCGACCGAGTTCAAAACGGGAATTGAAAAAGTAGGACTTTCGGTTGTGTTCGCCACCAATTGGAACGAGACCGCCGAGGTTTCAAACTACACCGCCGCCGCCAACCATTATTTGGAATCTTGGGGCGATGCCCAGATTAAGAAAGGTCGGTATAGCTTAATGCAGCCTACCATTCGCGAACTTTTCGATACGCGACAGTTTCAAAGTGCCCTTCTTAGCTGGTTGGGAAAAGAGCAAAGTTATTACGATTACATCAAAGAAACTTGGGAAACATCCATACTCAAAGGTGTAGCATGGAACAGGGCGCTGCACGATGGGGTATTTCCATCATCGAACGAATTGGCTCCCGATAAGTATCCCATTATTTCGACGATGACCGATGAGCTGAAGGAAAAATATGATATGATGCTCGATGCGGAGGCGGATAGTTTGGCCGATGCTTCCATCGATCCATCCAAGGTAGCATCCGAAATCGAGAATATTAAGGATACCAATGTCAAAGGGGTGCCCGATACGATTTCAGCTACTAAGACCATTCCTGCAATTACGGCCATCAACAATTTGATAGCTTCTGCCAATAGCAAAGGCATGGAATTGACCTTATATTCAAAAATCGGGATGGGTGCCGGCCAACAGACCAATAATCCTTGGTTGCAAGAGTTTCCCGACCCGATAACCCGGGTTACATGGGACAATTATGTAATGGTTTCCAAGACCGATGCACAACGTCTTGGTCTTGAAAACAGCAACGTTGCGAATGGCGGGTTAAATGGTAGCTACGCCAATATTACCGTGAACAGCGTGACGGTCGAAAATGTTCCGGTCATTATTCAACCGGGGCAGGCCATTGGTTCGATAGGTCTTTCGTTCGGCTATGGCAAGAAAGTGGGAATTAAGGAAGAAATGCAGACCGGGGTCAACGCATATCCCTTATATCAAAATTTTAACACCATCCAATCAGCGACGATCGAAAAGGCTTCGGGATGGCATGAATTCGCTTGTATCCAACTGCAAAATACCCTGATGGGCCGTGGCGATATCATAAAGGAAACCAGCTTGGAAATTTTCAATACCAAGGACAGCGCAGTCTGGAACCACGTTCCCCAGGTATCGCTGAACCATCAAGAGGTACCTGCTTCCTCGGTCGATCTTTGGGAAAACTTTGAACGCGATATCGGGCATCAATTTAATATGTCCATCGACCTGAACGCTTGTACGGGTTGCGGTGCCTGTGTTATTGCGTGTAATGCAGAGAACAATGTACCCGTGGTCGGTAAGGCCGAGGTACGGAAAAGTAGAGACATGCATTGGTTGCGAATCGACAGATATTATTCATCCGAAGAAACTTTTTTGGATGACAAGACCAAAAAGGAGCAATTGGACAATCTGTTGGGAGAAAATGGGTCGTTAACAGGATTTGAGGAATTGGAATATGCCTCTTCAGAACCCCAAGTAGTTTTTCAACCGGTCATGTGCCAGCATTGCAACCATGCACCCTGTGAAACCGTTTGCCCCGTAGCCGCGACCGTTCACGGCCGGCAAGGTCAAAACCAAATGGCTTATAATCGTTGTGTAGGTACGCGATACTGTGCGAACAACTGCCCCTATAAGGTCAGGCGATTCAATTGGTTTCTATACCACAATAACGATGAATTCCCGTACCACATGAACAACGATTTGGGCAAAATGGTCATCAACCCAGATGTTACGGTACGTTCGCGAGGGGTTATGGAGAAATGTTCGATGTGCATACAACGAACGCAAAAAACTATTTTGGATGCCAAGCTCGATGGGCGTTTAATCATGGACGGGGAGTTCCATACGGCCTGTTCGTCGGCATGTAACAAAGGGGCTATCGTCTTCGGAGATGTTAACGATAAAGAAAGTCATGTTGCCGAACTGGCGGAGGATGAGCGCATGTACCACCTTCTGGAGCATTTGGGCACCAGACCAAATATGTTCTATCAAGTTAAGGTCAGGAACACATTTGATGGGGAAAGTTTGGTGTGA
- a CDS encoding fasciclin domain-containing protein, with product MKRIKSFVFGVFITLAVIACKDTANTTIKEDNKDELLEDRTPVLKEQWKQNMNDWREGDDRDMLKTIISNTSDFDRFVKALRSADMYIGLDELEEATMFIPTNTAFERLNDSRLAELKTPDEVARMTEILKYHIVPEEYDIHTLLSTVRLNEGVLRLQTLQGGYLAFSIQEDQLIITDEMGNVSNINMPDMEASNGVIHGIDDLLTPQ from the coding sequence ATGAAGAGAATTAAAAGTTTTGTATTCGGAGTTTTCATCACTTTAGCAGTAATCGCTTGCAAAGACACCGCAAATACGACCATAAAGGAAGACAATAAAGATGAGTTGCTCGAAGACCGTACACCCGTTTTGAAAGAACAGTGGAAGCAAAATATGAACGATTGGCGGGAGGGCGACGACCGCGATATGCTCAAAACCATAATTTCCAATACCTCCGATTTCGATAGGTTCGTCAAGGCACTTCGATCAGCTGATATGTATATCGGTCTTGATGAGTTGGAGGAGGCCACAATGTTCATTCCAACAAACACGGCTTTTGAAAGGTTGAACGATAGCCGATTGGCCGAACTGAAAACGCCCGATGAGGTAGCGCGCATGACGGAAATCTTAAAATATCATATTGTACCAGAAGAATATGATATACATACCCTGCTGTCGACCGTTCGCCTGAACGAAGGTGTACTCCGTTTGCAAACGTTGCAAGGGGGTTATTTGGCATTTAGTATTCAAGAGGACCAACTAATCATCACGGATGAGATGGGCAATGTTTCGAACATTAACATGCCGGATATGGAAGCTTCCAATGGAGTTATTCATGGTATCGATGACCTCTTAACACCGCAGTAA
- a CDS encoding fasciclin domain-containing protein, which translates to MKTTVRNTLAMVFTLLLVNMTASAQWAGSEVFSSVNNTKDYTTLELASMDPNLSTFVNMVKLSGLAPSMLLTDAHTVFIPTNDAFRDLSIEKFAELTDPKNQAKLAEFVKYHFLPSKQMDYEFKDSQVITDPSPNEISVSKDTYDNVFIGGAKIIRPNIEASNGVIHIVNDIITPNRDLFFVD; encoded by the coding sequence ATGAAAACAACAGTTAGAAACACCCTTGCAATGGTCTTCACACTATTGCTGGTCAACATGACCGCAAGTGCCCAATGGGCAGGCAGCGAAGTATTTAGTAGCGTTAACAATACCAAAGACTATACAACGCTTGAACTGGCTTCGATGGATCCCAATTTATCAACTTTCGTGAATATGGTAAAGTTGTCGGGTTTAGCGCCTTCAATGCTTCTGACCGACGCTCACACTGTTTTTATACCTACTAATGATGCCTTTCGGGATTTATCCATCGAAAAATTCGCTGAATTAACCGACCCGAAGAATCAAGCAAAATTAGCTGAATTTGTCAAATATCATTTTTTGCCAAGTAAGCAAATGGACTACGAGTTTAAGGATTCTCAAGTTATTACGGATCCATCGCCCAATGAAATATCGGTTTCAAAAGATACCTACGATAATGTTTTTATCGGTGGTGCTAAAATCATAAGGCCGAATATCGAGGCCTCCAACGGCGTTATTCATATCGTTAATGATATAATTACACCAAATCGTGATTTATTTTTTGTTGATTAG
- a CDS encoding Hsp20/alpha crystallin family protein, whose translation MSKKDFDINVENNTLSISAESKTENEEKDENGKYTKREFSFSSFKRSFSLPDSVSDEDIKASYENGILKLSIPKKEEARPKPPRQIAIENA comes from the coding sequence ATGAGCAAAAAAGATTTCGACATCAATGTCGAGAACAATACGCTCTCCATTTCGGCCGAAAGCAAGACCGAGAACGAAGAGAAGGACGAGAACGGTAAATACACGAAGCGTGAATTTAGCTTTAGTTCCTTTAAACGTTCTTTTTCGCTGCCCGATTCCGTGAGCGATGAAGACATCAAGGCGAGTTATGAAAACGGCATTTTAAAACTTTCGATTCCCAAAAAAGAAGAGGCACGGCCGAAACCGCCACGTCAAATTGCTATTGAAAACGCATAG
- a CDS encoding PepSY-like domain-containing protein translates to MRTLKIIALSLFSVATLAAQDLNMEEVPTELMAKFQQEYPNATDVEWEKEGDAYEVEFDMDGEEHEVWYSADGNSPRTERDISEDDLPEAVRSAIATNYEGYKVDSIKMTDEDGTTTYEVELEKGWTEKKEVVFDSNGNVLSKKDD, encoded by the coding sequence ATGAGAACATTAAAAATAATTGCTTTAAGTCTTTTTTCTGTCGCGACACTGGCAGCACAAGATTTGAATATGGAAGAAGTGCCAACTGAGCTGATGGCCAAGTTTCAACAAGAATACCCGAACGCCACCGATGTGGAATGGGAGAAAGAGGGCGATGCCTACGAAGTTGAATTTGATATGGATGGCGAAGAGCATGAGGTCTGGTATTCAGCCGACGGTAATTCGCCAAGAACCGAACGTGATATTTCAGAAGACGATTTGCCAGAGGCCGTTCGTTCTGCAATTGCGACGAACTATGAGGGTTATAAAGTGGATTCCATAAAAATGACCGACGAGGATGGAACGACCACCTACGAAGTCGAACTTGAAAAAGGTTGGACGGAAAAAAAAGAGGTCGTCTTTGATTCGAATGGAAATGTTTTAAGTAAAAAAGATGATTAA
- a CDS encoding glycoside hydrolase family 130 protein gives MNNSVTRKNVKFLPDSSRVLARFFNNGEIRTKNLVERVLALDPETLNRELHHTLQDFAGRHRNISRIFMEHFQNHVPFLKHIGMDPSKFAEEQKMLFGSYATMEYSIESAAMFNPSIIEDFDQSFLAKGEKRVIISFRATGEGHLSSIVFRRGILDENNDLKLPKVRNHIDMPKIGKKKSYDKKRFQQKLREMQISEEYSAIIMEHLPERFEYDQLRNSVDKVLKNGLSMDKKIALEEMTWLVDSYYDLEFSMDSDISERVIFPISPSESKGIEDARFVRFQDDDGSEKVYGTYTAYDGNTILPKLLSTEDFINFRIMPMHGKAAQNKNFALFPKKINGKYAVLARVDGVNNYLMYSDRPTLWHDPIKIQEPKYPWEFTQIGNCGSPIYTNEGWLVITHGVGPVRRYCIGASLFDLDDPTKEIGRLSRPLLSPLEEEREGYVPNVVYSCGAMIHNESLILPYAVSDYASSYATVEMKDLISALTGK, from the coding sequence ATGAATAATTCTGTAACGAGAAAAAATGTCAAATTCCTTCCCGATTCGAGTCGGGTACTTGCCCGATTTTTTAACAATGGCGAGATACGCACCAAAAACCTTGTCGAACGTGTGCTAGCCCTTGATCCGGAAACCCTGAACCGTGAATTGCACCATACGCTTCAGGACTTTGCCGGGAGGCATCGCAATATCTCCAGGATTTTTATGGAGCACTTCCAAAACCATGTTCCCTTTCTAAAACATATCGGAATGGATCCCTCTAAATTTGCGGAGGAACAGAAGATGCTTTTCGGTTCGTATGCCACCATGGAATATTCCATCGAATCGGCCGCGATGTTCAATCCCTCTATTATTGAAGATTTTGATCAGTCTTTTTTAGCGAAAGGCGAGAAGCGGGTCATTATTTCCTTTCGAGCGACCGGCGAAGGGCATTTATCGTCTATTGTTTTCCGACGGGGAATATTAGATGAAAACAACGACTTGAAACTTCCCAAAGTACGAAACCATATCGATATGCCGAAAATCGGTAAGAAGAAATCGTATGACAAAAAACGCTTTCAGCAAAAATTGCGGGAAATGCAAATTTCCGAAGAATATAGTGCCATCATCATGGAGCATTTGCCTGAGCGGTTCGAATATGACCAATTGCGCAATTCAGTGGACAAAGTCCTAAAAAACGGATTGAGCATGGACAAGAAAATCGCTTTGGAAGAAATGACCTGGCTTGTCGATTCGTACTATGATCTAGAATTCAGCATGGATTCTGATATTTCCGAACGGGTTATCTTTCCGATTTCCCCTTCGGAGAGCAAGGGTATCGAGGATGCGCGATTCGTTCGCTTTCAGGATGATGATGGATCCGAAAAGGTCTATGGAACCTATACCGCTTACGATGGTAACACTATCCTGCCGAAATTATTATCGACCGAAGATTTTATCAATTTCAGGATTATGCCTATGCACGGCAAGGCGGCGCAGAACAAGAATTTTGCACTGTTCCCAAAAAAGATAAATGGAAAATATGCGGTGCTGGCCCGTGTCGATGGGGTCAACAATTACTTGATGTATTCCGATAGGCCTACCTTATGGCACGACCCCATCAAAATTCAGGAGCCGAAATACCCTTGGGAATTTACCCAGATCGGCAATTGTGGATCTCCAATTTATACAAACGAAGGTTGGTTGGTCATTACCCACGGGGTTGGGCCCGTGCGACGGTATTGTATCGGGGCATCCTTATTTGACCTTGATGACCCCACCAAGGAAATCGGCAGACTTTCCCGACCATTGCTTTCGCCGCTTGAAGAAGAACGGGAAGGGTATGTGCCAAATGTGGTCTATTCCTGCGGGGCGATGATTCACAACGAAAGTCTTATTTTGCCGTATGCGGTTTCGGATTATGCTTCATCGTATGCCACCGTGGAAATGAAGGATTTAATAAGTGCCTTAACAGGGAAATAG
- a CDS encoding alpha/beta fold hydrolase: MGTGTPILFVHGAFSNGNIWRKVLPELSENFRCIVPNWPFGGHRTPITNFLDFTPIGIADLIAGFIDRLDVETVIIVANDTGGAYAQVFTANYPDKVSHLILSNCEGFEVFPPKKFKSLTTMVKVPGYVWLMAQLFRYRPSLKWDMAFGLLSHFLRKDELYELYVKHFSENKFVREDFKKLAVEWHPKYTQMASEKLIKFEKPVLILWGADDTLLFPVELGRRLMAIFPNSTFIEIENSKTFVQEDNPKSFVENIELFFK, translated from the coding sequence TTGGGAACAGGTACGCCCATTTTATTTGTTCATGGTGCTTTCTCGAATGGAAATATATGGCGGAAAGTGCTTCCAGAGCTTTCAGAAAATTTTCGGTGCATAGTCCCTAATTGGCCTTTCGGCGGGCACCGAACTCCCATTACAAATTTTCTGGATTTTACCCCCATTGGAATCGCCGACTTAATCGCCGGTTTTATCGACCGACTCGATGTGGAAACAGTTATAATTGTTGCAAATGATACTGGTGGAGCGTATGCGCAAGTGTTTACCGCAAACTATCCTGATAAAGTTTCCCATTTGATTTTAAGTAATTGTGAAGGTTTTGAAGTCTTTCCCCCTAAAAAATTCAAGTCCCTAACAACCATGGTTAAAGTTCCGGGATATGTTTGGTTAATGGCTCAATTGTTTAGATACAGACCCTCTTTGAAATGGGATATGGCATTCGGATTATTGTCCCATTTCTTGAGAAAAGATGAACTTTATGAATTATACGTTAAGCATTTTTCAGAAAACAAATTTGTCAGAGAAGATTTTAAAAAATTAGCTGTTGAATGGCATCCAAAATATACTCAAATGGCTTCGGAAAAACTGATTAAATTTGAAAAGCCAGTTCTAATTTTATGGGGAGCAGATGATACGCTCTTATTTCCAGTTGAATTAGGACGAAGGTTAATGGCCATTTTTCCAAATTCGACTTTTATTGAAATAGAGAATTCCAAAACTTTTGTGCAGGAAGATAACCCGAAATCCTTTGTGGAGAACATTGAACTATTTTTTAAGTAA
- a CDS encoding glycosyltransferase family 4 protein produces MKIAILSPIAWRTPPKNYGPWEKVASVLTEGLVKTGMDVTLFATANSLTTAQLDAVCPTPYEEDKAIDPKVWECLHISNLMEKASEFDIIHNHFDFLPLSYSRLINTPMVTTIHGFSSEKILPVYKKYNPTTNYISISDADRHADLDYLTTVYHGISCTDFSFSEIKENYLLFYGRIHPDKGTHTAIEISKECGIPLVMAGPVQDQYYYRRDIAPHVDGKNVKYLGSVSQTEGNQLLGRAKALLHPIYFEEPFGLSVAEAMMCGTPVIAHPKGSMPELIKNGKTGFLVDSVESAIEAVGKLDKIINHDCRAHAMQHFSVQRMVENYIEEYARILA; encoded by the coding sequence ATGAAAATCGCTATATTATCCCCTATCGCTTGGCGAACGCCACCTAAAAATTATGGCCCGTGGGAGAAAGTCGCGTCAGTACTTACCGAAGGGTTGGTCAAGACGGGAATGGATGTAACGCTTTTTGCAACTGCTAATTCTTTGACCACCGCCCAACTGGATGCCGTCTGCCCAACACCTTACGAAGAGGATAAGGCCATCGACCCCAAAGTCTGGGAATGTCTGCACATCAGCAACCTTATGGAAAAGGCTAGCGAATTTGATATTATCCATAATCATTTTGATTTTTTGCCCTTGAGTTATTCCCGACTGATAAATACCCCTATGGTTACGACGATTCACGGGTTCTCTTCGGAAAAAATTCTTCCAGTTTATAAAAAATATAATCCAACTACGAATTATATATCGATTTCAGATGCCGATCGCCATGCCGATTTAGACTACTTGACCACCGTATATCATGGTATTAGTTGCACCGACTTCTCATTTTCCGAGATTAAAGAGAATTATCTTTTATTTTATGGGCGGATTCATCCCGATAAAGGAACACATACGGCAATCGAGATTTCAAAAGAATGTGGCATTCCCTTGGTTATGGCCGGACCTGTACAAGATCAATATTACTATCGCAGGGACATTGCCCCTCATGTCGATGGAAAGAACGTCAAATACCTCGGCAGCGTTTCCCAAACCGAAGGGAACCAATTGCTTGGTCGGGCCAAAGCGTTGTTACATCCCATTTATTTTGAGGAACCTTTCGGCCTAAGTGTGGCCGAGGCAATGATGTGTGGCACACCAGTAATCGCCCACCCTAAAGGGAGCATGCCCGAGCTTATCAAAAATGGCAAGACGGGATTTTTGGTGGATTCGGTGGAAAGCGCCATTGAAGCCGTCGGGAAATTGGATAAAATCATTAACCATGATTGTCGGGCACATGCGATGCAACATTTTAGTGTACAGCGGATGGTAGAAAATTATATCGAGGAATATGCCAGAATTTTGGCTTGA
- a CDS encoding DUF2490 domain-containing protein has product MKCYSITLETYWKKENSLFLVMTTSYIRKIFSAVLILLAASVRAQNGLAILWEPEIAVSYDVTPLYSHQFSVEKRSGILSDSQVKFDVMQMDFAHFSQLDIMDNQSIALGLMYRSRELFEDDSDEFRLTEQFSLTKTNESLRWGHRFRAEQRFSEKPLEHRFRYRLAADLPLKGTRLDVGEAYLSATWENLLSVVKSAKPMYAQRFGLDIGFLIDKNMTLETGVQYRLEDYFNTVLHELFLFTGINMEL; this is encoded by the coding sequence ATGAAATGTTATTCAATAACCTTGGAAACCTATTGGAAAAAAGAAAATTCGTTGTTCTTGGTTATGACCACATCCTATATTAGAAAAATCTTTTCGGCAGTTCTTATCCTTTTAGCTGCATCGGTTCGGGCTCAGAATGGATTGGCGATCTTGTGGGAGCCTGAAATCGCGGTATCCTACGATGTGACCCCTTTGTATTCGCACCAATTTTCGGTAGAAAAACGTTCGGGAATCCTTTCGGATAGCCAGGTCAAATTTGATGTTATGCAAATGGATTTTGCCCATTTCTCGCAATTGGATATTATGGATAATCAGAGTATCGCATTGGGGTTAATGTACCGTTCGCGCGAGCTGTTTGAAGACGATAGCGATGAATTTCGGTTGACAGAACAATTTAGTCTGACCAAAACAAATGAATCGCTGCGCTGGGGCCACAGATTCAGGGCGGAACAGCGATTTTCGGAAAAGCCGCTGGAGCATCGGTTTCGCTATCGACTTGCCGCCGACCTACCGCTGAAAGGAACACGTCTTGATGTGGGCGAGGCTTACTTATCCGCGACATGGGAAAATCTATTGTCGGTAGTCAAATCAGCAAAACCAATGTATGCCCAACGCTTTGGATTGGATATCGGATTTCTCATCGATAAAAATATGACACTGGAAACCGGTGTGCAATATCGCCTCGAAGACTATTTCAATACGGTATTGCACGAGCTATTTCTATTTACCGGAATTAATATGGAGCTTTAG